Below is a window of Candidatus Neomarinimicrobiota bacterium DNA.
AACAAAAGGAAGAAACTGGTGGAAAAGGTCAAGGAATTGGAGGCCATGGTAGACAGTCATCTACGGAATATGCTGAACCAACGCCGGAGGCTGGATGAGGAGATCGCAAGGTTGGATGAGAACATTAAAACCATCAAGGCTGAGATTGAAGACCTGGGTGACGTGCGCTCTATCGTGGACTACCTGGTGAATGAAAAGTCCTTCCTGGAACGCGCAGTGGAGTACGTTTCACGAAGAGAAGAAGAAGTCAAAACGGTGGTTCGAAAGCGGTTCAACGAGCAGATAACCCAGGTCTATTCCGTCATGGAATTCGACGATGTATTTGATAAGATATTTCTTGATGAGAATTTCGATTTGCAGATCATCCGGCGCCAGAAAGGATTAACGACCCAGGACTCGGTCGCCTCCCTCAGTCGAGGGGAAAAAGAAACCGTAGGACTCGTTCTCATGCTGGCCGGGAAACAGGAACATCTTCCCGATTTCCCCTTCTTTATAGCGGATGAAACCAGCTTCTATGATGCCACCCGGTTTCGCCGTATTGTGGATTTCATAACCAACATGGTTGGGTACACGGTGGTGACAAAGCTCGTGCCGAAAGAGGAGCAGGCGGGCCTGAAGCTGACGCACAGCTTCGGATGAAACACCGAAGTTCTTCCTCTTACCCCCTCCTTATTGTCCTCCTCTGTCTAACCCTTTCTTCCTGTGTGGAAAACATTATCCATATTCAGATTCACCCGAGGGGCGACTACTCAGTGAAATTTACCGCCCGGGGTGATTCGACGGATCTATTCAACGACGATTTTGTCATCCCCACGGGGGCGGGATGGAAGACGGTGCGTTCCATTGAAGAAGAGGATGATGACGAGAAGTATGTCATTGAATCCACAAGGCATGTCCGGCGCGGAGGTCAACTCCCCTCCAATTTTTCCAGGGACAATTATCCCAGTGAAATAAAACTTCACCATCCGCTTGTTGTTGATATGGAAGACCGGTTCTTCTCGAGGAGATTTCGACTGAACTATACATTCCGGGGTCGCCAGATGGAGGATAAGTACGCGGCGCTGAAAGACGTGCTTGACGATGAGGAGACCGCGGGGTGGCAGAACGAGGTTATTCGCTATATTGCGTCTGAGGGTCTCAACCGTGCAAAGGAGGAGCTCCCCGGAGCGGTGTCTGCGCTCTTGGTAACGGAAATCGAAGCCGCGTTGGATTCAGCTTTGAGCTCTTTTCGAGAGATTGAGGAGGACAGTGTACTAATCGAGTGGATGGAGAGCAAAGGGGACTGGATCTCGAGCTTGATGGACGGAGTGGAGTCAGGTCCATCGCAGGAGTTCCTGGTGGCGTGGGAGCATCAGATGAATACTCTGGAGAAGGAAGTGACGATTACCATGGATCTGGACGATGATAGCTTCAAGGTTTTTGCCACTCTGCCCGGGAGTGTGGTGTCAGGAAATTATGATTCCCTCAATGGGGATACGTTGGGGTGGGAATTCTCTCTGGAGGATTTTGTTGATAACGATTACGTCATGGAAGCCGAATCCCGTCTCGAGATGCCCCAGCGCATCCGCTCCCTCATCGTTCTTGCCGCAGTCATGGTCCTCTTCGTCATTGCTACATACGCCGGAAGTCATCGGGAAAGAAGGAAACAGTCGATTTCTCTCTAACATTGTAGAACAACAGGCCAAGGTATTACCGTTTAGGTTAAGTGGCTTATTCTGAATGGAAGAGTTTGCAGGATGTTGATCGATACGCGAGAAACCGGTATCGGTCATGGGACCAACAGTGGCTGGACCAGAGAGAGCAGAAGTTGGTGAAGAGGATCTTCCGTGAGCACGACCTTTCAGGGACCATTCTTGACATCCCGTCGGGTTACGGCCGGTTCCATCGTCTGCTGGAGGCGTTCGGGACACCTCTTTCAGCCGATCTTGGGTCCAAGCCTCTCCACTATATGACTGAAACCCTTGGGATGAGTGGCGAATCTGTAAACTGTGCGGCAGAGAAACTCCCCTTTTCCGACAAAAGTGTGGATGTCATTTTTTGCTTTAGGCTCATGCAGCACATTCATACAGGGGAGGAGCGGAAGGCGGTTTTGAAAGAGTTCGGGCGGGTGAGCTGTCGATGGATTGTGATTTCGGTATATCTTTCCAACCCGCTTCATCGACTCCTCCGGGCGGTCTCATCGCCATCGGCACGAATTACCATGTTGAGCCGATCGGGATTTGAGTCTGATCTTCAGAAAGCTGACCTGACAATATTGAAAAAGGTGTCCGTAGCACCGGGTCTTCACGCCCAGCGAGTCTATCTACTTGCTGTGGGAAAGTTGCCGTAGCTTTTTCTTCAGTCTGCGTCTTCGGAGGAGTCTTTCGCGATAATTTCGATACGGACGGATCAAGTTTGGTAAGGTTTTGGATTCCGCCGTGTAGGTGTCAAAGAAGAGCCGTGTGAGCTCTTCAGTGAGGTTCGTCTCAGCGGTTTTGAATGTCAGTTTTGCCAGATCGGTCAAGCGGTGGTGAGTGGAAAGTTCACTTAACTGTCTGGCGCGGTTAAGATCAATAATGAAGACCTTTCCGGCGTCATTAACGAGAAAGTTGGCTGTTGTGAGATCGCGGTGAAGGATTCCCCTTCGATGCATCTTGGCAAGGCTGCGGGCCAGATCCTCGATTGCCGTGCTGAACAAGGTTTCCGAAGCGTTGGAGAGTAACAGAGGACGGAGCCGGGTGTGGGGATAAATGGCCTCAGTGACAGAGAAATTCTCCTTGATAAATCCCATGTGGCGGCGCGTATACACATAAAGAGGTTCCGGCGTGCGTGCACCGGCACGTTTGAGAGCATGAGCCACGGACCAGCTTGCGTAGGCCCGGCTGGGAAACGTAGGGCTGAGATAGTAGTGAACGGAATGCCGCCAGCCGAACCACTTGATCACGATGGGACCTTCAGTGGAATCGAGGCGGGCGACGAGATTCGGGGAAGTCTTGTACACCTGTTCGGCTTTCGACAGGATGGAATCTCTGTTTGAGAAATCGCTCATGGTCAAAGGTTCCGGCAGATCTCCATAGATTGAGACGGATGAGCCAAAATGGGTCATGGCAGGCAGAACTTAGAGATATGGCGTGAGAGCGACAACCTTGAACGATAAAAGGAATCAGATTAAGTTTCATTGATGCGTGTGTTTGTAGCAGGTGGCACAGGATTTGTTGGGGGGTATGTTCTGGAGGAATTGGTCCTCCGGGAGCATGACGCTGTGGTTCTCGTTCGGTCAGGCAGCGAAAGGAAACTACCGAAAGGCTTTAAGGGAGAGATTGTAAGTGGTGATGCTCTCAACTTTTCCATGCCCTCTGATTGTGATGCTGTCATTCACTTGATCGGGATTCTGCGGGAGTTCAGGCGGCGCGGGATCTCTTTTGAGAAGAGCCAGTTCCAGGCCGCAAAGGCCGTGGCCGACCGCGCCTTAGGTGCGGGCGTCAACCGGTTCATTCTCCAGAGTGCCAACAGGGTGAGACCTGACGGCACAAAATATCAATACACGAAATACCTTGCTGAAGAATATGTGAAGAGTAAGAAGTTTGATTGGACAATTTTCCGGCCGTCCACACTCTTTGGGGACCCAACACATCCCAGCGGTCCTGTAGGCAAACCGGAATTCTGTACAACACTCCGGGACAAAATGATCAAACTTCCTTTGCCGGCGCCACTGTTTCATCCGGGCCTGAATCTTATGAAAGCAGGGAAATTCAAGCTTCAACCCATCCATGTGAAAGACCTGGCAAAGGGGATAGTGGCATCACTCGACCATCAGAAATCGACGGGGAAAATATACCCCGTTGGGGGGAAAGACCAGCTGACCTGGCACGAGATCATTAGTCTCATCGCCGACGCTTCCGGGAAGAAGAAGTGGAAAGTGCCAGCGCCTGGGTGGGCTGTGAAACTTATGGCCTCCCTTTTCGCGTGGATTCCCGCATTTCCCATTACTGTGGATCAAATAACCATGTTGATGGAAGGGAATACGTGCGACGGCTCGGAGTTCCTCTCCCATTTCAAAATAGACCCTGTCCCCTTCAATGGCGAGAATCTGTCATATCTTTCTTGAGTTTCGGTCGGTCGGTGTGTATCTTGAAAACATAATCCATTCATATTGAGAAAGGAGGCAAAGATAATGGTCCGTAGAATACCATTCCAGAATGTTCTTTTCCTGGGCTATGTGGGTTTACTGTTTCTGCAGACGGCTTCGGCACAGAGTCTGAAGGCGTTCGAGAAAAATGTAACAGAGTTTACTCTCGACAACGGCCTGAACTTTATCGTTGTGGAACGACACGAGGCCCCCGTGGTTTCCCTGTTTACCTACGCGGACGTGGGATCTGTTGATGAGATAAAAGGAATCACCGGGATTGCTCACATATTTGAACACATGGCCTTCAAAGGAACGCGGAACATTGGGACAGACGATTACGAATCGGAAAAAGCGGTCATGGACCGGATGGACAGACTTTTTCTCGAGATGAAAAAGGAACGGAGAAAAGGAAATCAGGTCAATGAGGGGCGGTTAGAAGGGCTCGAAGAACAGTTCGAAAAAGCCCAGCAGGAAGCGCAAGAATACCTGGTGCACGATGAATTCGAGGAGGCCATCGACCGTCAGGGCGGTGTGGGTCTCAACGCCACTACCGGTCCGGATGCCACCCGATATTTCTACAGCCTTCCATCCAACAAGCTTGAATTGTGGATGTCACTGGAGTCGGATCGGTTTCTGAATCCTGTTCTTCGGGAGTTCTACAAAGAAAAGGATGTGGTGATGGAGGAACGGCGCCTCGGTGAAAACAATCCAATCGGAAGGCTCGTGGAGGATTTTCTTGCCACGGCCTACAAAGCCCATCCCTACGGGGAACCTGTGGTCGGTCACATGTCTGATCTGAAGACGATTACGCGGGAAGAGGGAGAAGCTTGGTTTGCAAAATACTATGGCGCCAATAACTTGACTATTGCTATCGTGGGCGATGTGAAGCCGAGAGAGGTGGAGGAAATGGCCGACACCTACTTTGGAAGACTTCGCAAGGGTGAAAAGCCTGAACCGGTGGAAACGGTGGAGCCGGAGCAGCAAGGGGAGCGCCGCTGCACCGTGGTCGCTCAAGCCCAGCCTCTTATCATCATTGGCTACCACCGTCCAGACATTAATCATCCTGATAACGCAGCTTTTGACGCCATCACCGATATGATGGGAAGGGGCCGGACGTCAAGACTCTATAAACGCCTGGTGAAGGAAAAGAAGATCGCCATCAGCGTTGGAGCTTTCACGGGGCTCACGGGCGATAAATACCCCGGACTGTTCATTTTCTATGCGTTCCCGGCCAAAGATCAGACAAATGAGGAAAGCGAGGAAACCCTCTACGACGAGATTGAGAAGATGAAAACTGAACTGGTGACCGCTGAGGAGCTCGAAAAAGCCAAGACGAGGGCCCGAGCGGACTTGATTCGCCAGCTGAATTCCAATTTCGGCCTGGCTTACCAGCTCACCTTTTATGAGGTGGTCACCGGTGGCTGGCGCAACCTGTTCCGTCAATTGGAACGAATAGAAAAGCTGACAGAGGAAGACATCAGGCGGGTGGCCAAGGAGTATTTTGACCGTAAGAATAAGACCGTGGGAACCTTGGTGACAGAGGAGGTGGGAACATGAAGACAAAATGTTTTAGACTCTGGCTCTCCGCAGCCCTTATTGTGCTGGCCTTTGTGGCTCCTGGGAGGGGCCAGAAGCACTATAAGGACCTCAAATATCCTAAACTCCATAAGCTGAAGATTCCCGACGTTAAGCGTGTGGAATTAGACAATGGAATAATCCTGTTTCTGGTGGAGGACCATGAGGTGCCCCTCATCAACCTTTCGGCCCGCATCGGAGTCGGTTCAATCTACGACACACCGGAAAAAATCGGTCTGGGCTCCATCACGGGGCAGGTCATGCGAACAGGGGGCACTTCGACAATGACAGGTGATGAAATTGATGAAGCGCTGGAAAGTATTGCGGCCACCGTGGAAACGGGCATTGGACTCACCTCGGGCCATGCCAGCATGTCTGTTTTGAAAGAGCACCTGGATAAGGGACTTTCCATTCTCGCCGATGTTCTGATGCATCCTGCTTTTGCCGAGGAAAAAATCCATCTGGCAAAAATTCAATCCCGAAGCTCCATTTCCCGGCGCAACGACAATCCTCACAGTATCACCTTCAGAGAGTATAATAAGTTGATCTACGGTACGGGCAGTGTCTATGCCAGGCATACGGAATATGCAACCATTGATGCGATTACGCGAGATGATCTGGTTTTCTTCCATGAGCAGTTTTTTCACCCGGATAATGTGATGATCAGTATATGGGGTGATTTCAAGACCAGGACGATGATCAAGAAGATCGAAGGCATATTTGATGACTGGAAGGCTGTGGGATTCAAAAGACCCCGGGTTCCGGAGGTAGACTATACCTACGACACGTCCATCAGTCTTGTAAGAAAGGAAGATATTAATCAGACACATATAATGATGGGGCATATAGGGGGATTGAGAAGCAATCCTGACTATTTTGCTCTGCTTGTCATGAACGACATTCTGGGTGGAGGCTTTACAGGCCGCCTGTTCAAGAATGTGAGGTCACGCATGGGGCTTGCCTACTCCGTATTTGGCGCTTATGGAGCTAACTATGACTATCCCGGGACATTCTATGTTGGATGCCAGACGAAGGCGGAAACCACCGTGGAGGCCCTCAATGCCATGCGGGCGGAGGTGGAGAAGATGGCGCGTGAACCGGTCACCGATGAAGAGCTTGCCCAGGCGAAAGAGAGCTTTCTCAACTCCTTCGTGTTCAACTTCGACACAAAGAGCGAAATTGTTAACCGCATCATGACGTACGAGTATTATGGCTATCCGCGAGATTTTCTGGAGAAAACCAAAGAAACTATTGAGAAGGTCTCTAAAGAAGATGTTCTTAGGGTCGCCCGAAAATACCTTCAGCCAGACAAGCTTCGGATACTTGCCGTGGGGAACCCGGAGAACTTTGATCAGTCCCTGTCGACATTGAGTGATGTGCGGGAAATTGATATTACCATTCCCTCTGCGGAGGAAGAAGCCTCAGAAGCGATCGAGTCCTCATTGATCAGATGAGGTCACCTGTTGAATAAGTCGCTTACCGCATGTCGCGAATTGGGCTATCAGATCATGAGTATGATGGGACCGGCAGAAGTGGAAGAGATCTCTTGAGGCCACTTCCCACTCTTTTGATTCTCCGGTCATAGAGATTACTACGACAGTCTTGCCCGGCGCGATCTTGAACTATCCATGAACACCAAAGGGTATCGTTTGCTACTCTACCTGGGGATTCTCATCTGCCCCTTTCTTATGTCGGGCCAGGATGTGCGCCAGGAGATTCTGAAGATGGAACGGGCACGCGCTCTTCGCATGGAGGAGCTCTTCCGGTCAAGGGGTCTGCAAGGAGAAGAAGCCGGGTTTGATGTCACCTTTTACCGCGTAAGCCTCAATATCGATCCGGGGACAAAAAGCATTGCTGGCGATGTGACAATGCGGGCCCACTCCACGGTTTCGGACCTTCAAGAGGTAACACTCGACCTCTATAACAATATGGTTGTTGATTCGATCACGAGTGAAGGCTCACTTCTTGCGTATTCTCACGCGGACAACAAGCTAAATATTGATCTTTCCAGGAAACATGACACGGGGGAGGCGTTTGCCGTGAGGATCTATTACAGTGGTCAGCCGGTGAATGAGGGCGGTTTTCATTCCTTTACGTTTGAAGAGCATGAAGGTGTACCTATCATCTCAACCTTGAGCGAACCGTTCGGATCGCCCACCTGGTGGCCGTGTAACGATGATCCCGCAGACAAGGCCGATTCGGTAGACCTGATTATTACGGTGCCCTCCTCGCTCGTCGTGGCATCAAACGGAGTCCTCATTAGCGAGATAACCCACGGAGACGGCACGAAAACGTTTTTCTGGAAGGAGCGGTACCCCATCAGCTCCTACCTGGTATCACTTGCCATTACTAATTATGAGACTTTCTCTGATTATTATCACTATTCCGAAAGTGATTCCATGGAAGTGGTCTATTTCGTCTATCCGGAAGATCTGAATGCCGCGAAAGAGGATTTTACCGTTATTGTGCCAATGATTGAATACTATTCGTCGCTCTTTGGCCAGTATCCATTCATTGAGGAGAAGTACGGGATGGCGGAGTTTCCGTGGGGCGGTGCCATGGAACATCAAACGTGCACAAGCTACGGATCGAGATTGATTCAAGGGAATCATTACTACGATTGGATCATCGCACACGAATTAGCTCACCAGTGGTTCGGTAACCTCATCACCATGAAAGGGTGGTCCCATATCTGGCTGAATGAGGGATTTGCCTCTTACGCGGAGGCTCTCTGGGAGGAGACTCTCCATGGGCGGGGAGCGTATCTCAATTACATGGACCGGATGGATTCCGGTCTGTTTCCTACGTCCGTATTCGTTTATGATTCAACAGATATCTATTCCCTGTTCAATCGCACGGTATACGACAAGGGAGCATGGGTGCTTCATATGTTGCGCCGTGTTATGGGGGATTCTGCGTTTTTTCAGGCAATGAAAACATACGTAGAAGAGTACCCATTTGAAAATGCAACCACAGAGGATTTTTGCAGGATCTGCGAATCGTACTATGCGGATGATCTCGACTGGTTTTTCCATCAATGGATTTATGAGCGGTTTCGGCCTACCTACGAATACAGCTGGTACGAGACCACGAGTGAGGGGAATCATATTGTAAGCTTGAGATTGGTCCAGACATCGACAGGTTCAACACTCTTCAAAATGCCGCTGGACATTGTTCTAACGATGGCGTCCGGCGAAACGACCTTCGTGGTATGGGATAGCCTGAAAACGCAGGAATTTCAGTTCGTTCTGGATGAGGCAGTGACCCATCTGGAGATTGATCCGGAAGGGTGGGTCCTGAAAGAACTGCAATACGCCGCGGGGCTTCCGGCATCTCCCGGGATGGCCGAAGCATTTTCCCTTTCTCAAAACTACCCAAATCCGTTTAATTCCAGCACCAGGATTCCTTATGAATTAACCCGCGAGGGAGCAGTTACGCTGGAAATTATCGACTTAGCGGGCAGCGCAGTAACACGGTTACTGGTCCAGGAGGGACTACCAGGCCACCACGTGGTGAGCTGGGATGGTCGCAACGGAAATGGCGAACCGGTTGCAAGCGGGATTTACATCTGCCGGCTCCGTGTTGACACGGGGGGCGGGGGCAAAACTCAAAAAATGAGAAAAATGGCACTCATTCGTTAGCGCTTGCCTTGATAGAAACAGGATTCCTTGACTCGCGTCGGATGGACAATTATTTTATCGAGTATGTACGGCCCACTATCATCTAGAGCACAACTTGCAGTGGTCCTGGGATTGATTTTCCTCACCGGGGCATGTGGTCGCAGAGCGTTAACTATGAGTGAGGAGCTTCACACTCTTTTTCGGCTGGAGTGGGAAACTCGATTGAACGAAAACCCCGAGTTTGCCACCTATCTGGGCGATGAGCGGTACAATGACCGGCTTAAAGACGTAAGTATGGAAGCCATTGAACGCCGCCATGTCTACAGTGAACAAATGCTGGAGAAACTCCTGTCGATTGACCGGAGCGAATTGAGTCAATCCGATCAATTAAATCATGACCTGTTCAGAAAGGAGCTGGAATCGCGCCTGGAAGAATATGAGTTCCTCCCCTTCCTCATGCCAGTAAATCAAATGGGAGGACTGCAGATCGATTTACCTAATCTGGTACACGTGACGAAGTTTCGTCATGCGAAGGACTACGACGATTTTCTCTCTCGGCTGGCGGCTTTTCCCACCTTGGTGGACCAAACCATAGCACTTATGAAGGAAGGAGCGAAAGAGCAGATCGTGCAACCAGCTATCGTCTTGAGAACAGTCCCAAGGCAGATAAAGGCCCAGTTCGATATCGATGTAGAAACGAGTCCCCTATATCT
It encodes the following:
- a CDS encoding methyltransferase domain-containing protein, translated to MAYSEWKSLQDVDRYARNRYRSWDQQWLDQREQKLVKRIFREHDLSGTILDIPSGYGRFHRLLEAFGTPLSADLGSKPLHYMTETLGMSGESVNCAAEKLPFSDKSVDVIFCFRLMQHIHTGEERKAVLKEFGRVSCRWIVISVYLSNPLHRLLRAVSSPSARITMLSRSGFESDLQKADLTILKKVSVAPGLHAQRVYLLAVGKLP
- a CDS encoding lipopolysaccharide kinase InaA family protein; the protein is MTHFGSSVSIYGDLPEPLTMSDFSNRDSILSKAEQVYKTSPNLVARLDSTEGPIVIKWFGWRHSVHYYLSPTFPSRAYASWSVAHALKRAGARTPEPLYVYTRRHMGFIKENFSVTEAIYPHTRLRPLLLSNASETLFSTAIEDLARSLAKMHRRGILHRDLTTANFLVNDAGKVFIIDLNRARQLSELSTHHRLTDLAKLTFKTAETNLTEELTRLFFDTYTAESKTLPNLIRPYRNYRERLLRRRRLKKKLRQLSHSK
- a CDS encoding NAD-dependent epimerase/dehydratase family protein, with protein sequence MRVFVAGGTGFVGGYVLEELVLREHDAVVLVRSGSERKLPKGFKGEIVSGDALNFSMPSDCDAVIHLIGILREFRRRGISFEKSQFQAAKAVADRALGAGVNRFILQSANRVRPDGTKYQYTKYLAEEYVKSKKFDWTIFRPSTLFGDPTHPSGPVGKPEFCTTLRDKMIKLPLPAPLFHPGLNLMKAGKFKLQPIHVKDLAKGIVASLDHQKSTGKIYPVGGKDQLTWHEIISLIADASGKKKWKVPAPGWAVKLMASLFAWIPAFPITVDQITMLMEGNTCDGSEFLSHFKIDPVPFNGENLSYLS
- a CDS encoding pitrilysin family protein, whose protein sequence is MVRRIPFQNVLFLGYVGLLFLQTASAQSLKAFEKNVTEFTLDNGLNFIVVERHEAPVVSLFTYADVGSVDEIKGITGIAHIFEHMAFKGTRNIGTDDYESEKAVMDRMDRLFLEMKKERRKGNQVNEGRLEGLEEQFEKAQQEAQEYLVHDEFEEAIDRQGGVGLNATTGPDATRYFYSLPSNKLELWMSLESDRFLNPVLREFYKEKDVVMEERRLGENNPIGRLVEDFLATAYKAHPYGEPVVGHMSDLKTITREEGEAWFAKYYGANNLTIAIVGDVKPREVEEMADTYFGRLRKGEKPEPVETVEPEQQGERRCTVVAQAQPLIIIGYHRPDINHPDNAAFDAITDMMGRGRTSRLYKRLVKEKKIAISVGAFTGLTGDKYPGLFIFYAFPAKDQTNEESEETLYDEIEKMKTELVTAEELEKAKTRARADLIRQLNSNFGLAYQLTFYEVVTGGWRNLFRQLERIEKLTEEDIRRVAKEYFDRKNKTVGTLVTEEVGT
- a CDS encoding pitrilysin family protein; this translates as MKTKCFRLWLSAALIVLAFVAPGRGQKHYKDLKYPKLHKLKIPDVKRVELDNGIILFLVEDHEVPLINLSARIGVGSIYDTPEKIGLGSITGQVMRTGGTSTMTGDEIDEALESIAATVETGIGLTSGHASMSVLKEHLDKGLSILADVLMHPAFAEEKIHLAKIQSRSSISRRNDNPHSITFREYNKLIYGTGSVYARHTEYATIDAITRDDLVFFHEQFFHPDNVMISIWGDFKTRTMIKKIEGIFDDWKAVGFKRPRVPEVDYTYDTSISLVRKEDINQTHIMMGHIGGLRSNPDYFALLVMNDILGGGFTGRLFKNVRSRMGLAYSVFGAYGANYDYPGTFYVGCQTKAETTVEALNAMRAEVEKMAREPVTDEELAQAKESFLNSFVFNFDTKSEIVNRIMTYEYYGYPRDFLEKTKETIEKVSKEDVLRVARKYLQPDKLRILAVGNPENFDQSLSTLSDVREIDITIPSAEEEASEAIESSLIR
- a CDS encoding M1 family aminopeptidase, with the translated sequence MNTKGYRLLLYLGILICPFLMSGQDVRQEILKMERARALRMEELFRSRGLQGEEAGFDVTFYRVSLNIDPGTKSIAGDVTMRAHSTVSDLQEVTLDLYNNMVVDSITSEGSLLAYSHADNKLNIDLSRKHDTGEAFAVRIYYSGQPVNEGGFHSFTFEEHEGVPIISTLSEPFGSPTWWPCNDDPADKADSVDLIITVPSSLVVASNGVLISEITHGDGTKTFFWKERYPISSYLVSLAITNYETFSDYYHYSESDSMEVVYFVYPEDLNAAKEDFTVIVPMIEYYSSLFGQYPFIEEKYGMAEFPWGGAMEHQTCTSYGSRLIQGNHYYDWIIAHELAHQWFGNLITMKGWSHIWLNEGFASYAEALWEETLHGRGAYLNYMDRMDSGLFPTSVFVYDSTDIYSLFNRTVYDKGAWVLHMLRRVMGDSAFFQAMKTYVEEYPFENATTEDFCRICESYYADDLDWFFHQWIYERFRPTYEYSWYETTSEGNHIVSLRLVQTSTGSTLFKMPLDIVLTMASGETTFVVWDSLKTQEFQFVLDEAVTHLEIDPEGWVLKELQYAAGLPASPGMAEAFSLSQNYPNPFNSSTRIPYELTREGAVTLEIIDLAGSAVTRLLVQEGLPGHHVVSWDGRNGNGEPVASGIYICRLRVDTGGGGKTQKMRKMALIR